The Nonlabens spongiae genome contains a region encoding:
- the dinB gene encoding DNA polymerase IV, whose translation MKPQGETSDKPTRKIIHVDMDAFYASVEQRDHPELKGKPIAVGGSSKRGVVAAASYEARKYGVRSAMPSVTASRLCPDLIFVKHRFDVYREVSQQIREIFHDYTDLVEPLSLDEAYLDVTQNNYDYPSATIIAYDIRRRIYEETGLTASAGISINKFIAKVASDYNKPNGQKTITPDEVTEFLEKLEIRKFHGIGKVTAEKMYQLGIFKGMDLKQKPLEFLVEHFGKSGAHYYNIVRGIHNSPVKPNRTRKSLGAERTFSENISSELFMKERLEQIAEEIEKRLSKTDIAGKTVTLKIKFRDFKTQTRSKTLNEFIHRKEDILKIAVQLMEQERFRESVRLLGITLSNLDNEKTEEEKQVEVQLGFGF comes from the coding sequence GTGAAACCTCAAGGTGAAACATCTGATAAGCCAACCCGCAAAATCATCCACGTAGATATGGATGCCTTCTACGCATCTGTTGAGCAGCGTGACCATCCTGAATTGAAAGGTAAGCCTATTGCCGTGGGCGGTAGCAGCAAGCGAGGCGTTGTAGCTGCGGCGAGCTACGAGGCCAGAAAATACGGCGTGCGCAGCGCCATGCCCAGCGTTACCGCAAGTCGTCTGTGTCCCGATCTGATATTTGTCAAGCACCGTTTTGATGTGTACCGGGAGGTCTCGCAGCAAATCCGAGAGATATTCCACGATTATACCGATCTGGTAGAGCCGCTTTCTCTAGATGAAGCCTATCTGGATGTCACCCAAAACAATTACGACTACCCCAGCGCAACCATTATCGCCTACGACATACGCCGGCGTATTTATGAAGAGACGGGACTTACCGCCAGCGCAGGTATTTCCATCAATAAGTTCATCGCAAAAGTCGCCAGCGATTACAACAAGCCCAACGGTCAGAAAACCATCACGCCAGATGAGGTGACCGAGTTTTTAGAAAAATTGGAAATCAGAAAATTTCACGGCATAGGTAAGGTCACGGCCGAGAAGATGTATCAGCTGGGAATATTTAAAGGCATGGATCTCAAGCAGAAGCCGCTGGAGTTTCTGGTGGAGCATTTTGGAAAGAGTGGCGCGCATTACTACAACATCGTGCGCGGCATTCACAACAGTCCCGTAAAGCCCAACCGCACCCGTAAATCCTTGGGAGCCGAGCGTACTTTTTCTGAGAATATCTCTAGCGAACTCTTCATGAAAGAACGTCTGGAGCAAATCGCCGAAGAAATAGAAAAACGACTTTCCAAAACCGATATCGCAGGAAAGACCGTTACGCTTAAGATCAAATTCCGAGATTTTAAAACGCAGACCCGCAGCAAGACCCTAAACGAATTTATCCATAGAAAAGAGGATATTCTCAAAATTGCCGTGCAGCTTATGGAACAAGAACGCTTTCGCGAAAGCGTACGACTCCTAGGCATCACCCTCAGTAATCTGGATAATGAAAAAACCGAGGAAGAAAAGCAAGTAGAGGTGCAGCTAGGGTTTGGGTTTTAG
- a CDS encoding DUF3078 domain-containing protein, translated as MKKTLSLAAAFLFCIAAFAQDNSDEEEEKEGWNSEGTFQFLFNQSAFNAEWQGGGTSNIAGNAGINYDFNYKRDRHSWDNKLILEFGLTKTDDSEFSRKTNDRIEFNSVYGYKITKDSSWSYSFFFNALTQFAKGYRFSEDEEGNEIRTERTHFLSPGFFQAGPGILYREDDDFTVNIAPATGRLIVVDDMFTTREGYVDGDYFGVDAGESSHFEFGASVNAIYNFTIAENITMDNVLLLYSNYREDPQNVDINYSTNINMKVNDWLSTNLIFQAIYDDNAVTGFQIREVFGLGLNYKFK; from the coding sequence ATGAAAAAAACTTTATCTCTCGCAGCAGCATTTTTATTCTGCATCGCTGCATTTGCTCAAGACAACTCAGATGAAGAGGAGGAAAAAGAAGGATGGAACTCAGAAGGAACCTTTCAGTTTCTCTTTAACCAGAGTGCTTTTAATGCCGAGTGGCAAGGTGGTGGAACTTCAAATATTGCTGGTAATGCTGGAATCAATTATGATTTCAATTACAAGCGCGATCGCCATTCTTGGGATAATAAATTGATCCTAGAATTTGGTTTGACAAAAACAGATGATTCAGAGTTCTCTCGTAAAACAAATGATCGCATCGAGTTCAACTCGGTATATGGTTACAAGATCACTAAAGACAGTAGCTGGTCCTACTCCTTTTTCTTCAACGCATTGACACAGTTTGCAAAGGGTTACAGATTTAGCGAAGATGAAGAAGGCAACGAGATCAGAACGGAGCGCACACATTTTCTTTCTCCTGGTTTTTTCCAGGCCGGTCCTGGTATTTTGTACAGAGAAGACGATGATTTCACCGTAAATATTGCTCCTGCAACTGGTCGTTTGATCGTGGTGGACGACATGTTTACCACTCGTGAGGGTTATGTGGATGGAGATTACTTTGGAGTGGATGCGGGAGAGAGCAGCCACTTTGAATTTGGTGCCAGCGTCAATGCGATCTACAACTTCACCATTGCAGAGAATATCACCATGGACAATGTGCTTTTATTATATTCAAACTATCGAGAAGATCCTCAAAATGTAGATATCAATTACAGTACAAATATCAATATGAAAGTCAACGACTGGTTGAGCACCAACCTGATTTTTCAGGCGATCTACGATGATAATGCAGTAACTGGTTTTCAAATACGTGAAGTATTTGGTCTCGGGCTGAACTACAAGTTCAAATAA